One part of the Alosa alosa isolate M-15738 ecotype Scorff River chromosome 4, AALO_Geno_1.1, whole genome shotgun sequence genome encodes these proteins:
- the eef1a2 gene encoding elongation factor 1-alpha 2, protein MGKEKIHINIVVIGHVDSGKSTTTGHLIYKCGGIDKRTIEKFEKEAAEMGKGSFKYAWVLDKLKAERERGITIDISLWKFETNKYYITIIDAPGHRDFIKNMITGTSQADCAVLIVAAGVGEFEAGISKNGQTREHALLAYTLGVKQLIVAVNKMDSTEPPYSEKRYEEIVKEVSAYIKKIGYSPAGVPFVPISGWHGDNMLEPSSNMPWFKGWKLDRKEHHASGVTLLEALDTIMPPSRPTDKPLRLPLQDVYKIGGIGTVPVGRVETGVLKPGMVVTFAPVNITTEVKSVEMHHETLSEALPGDNVGFNVKNVSVKDIRRGNVCGDSKVDPPQEASGFIAQVIILNHPGQISAGYSPVIDCHTAHIACKFAELREKIDRRSGKKLEDNPKTLKSGDAAIVEMLPGKPMCVESFSQYPPLGRFAVRDMRQTVAVGVIKSVEKKVGGSGRVTKSAQKAQKVTK, encoded by the exons ATGGGGAAGGAGAAGATCCACATCAATATCGTAGTCATCGGCCATGTGGACTCAGGCAAGTCCACCACCACTGGCCACCTCATCTACAAGTGCGGAGGCATCGACAAGCGGACCATTGAGAAATTTGAGAAGGAGGCAGCTGAG ATGGGAAAGGGATCCTTCAAGTATGCTTGGGTCCTGGACAAACTGAAGGccgagagggagaggggcatCACCATTGATATCTCGCTCTGGAAGTTTGAGACCAACAAATACTACATCACCATCATCGATGCCCCTGGACACAGGGATTTCATCAAGAATATGATCACTGGAACCTCACAG GCTGACTGTGCAGTGCTGATCGTGGCAGCTGGGGTGGGCGAGTTTGAGGCGGGTATCTCCAAGAACGGCCAGACCCGCGAACACGCCCTGCTGGCCTACACGCTGGGCGTCAAGCAGCTGATCGTGGCGGTCAACAAGATGGACTCCACCGAGCCGCCCTACAGCGAGAAGCGCTACGAGGAGATCGTCAAAGAGGTCAGCGCCTACATCAAGAAGATCGGCTACAGCCCCGCCGGAGTGCCCTTTGTGCCCATCTCTGGTTGGCATGGGGACAACATGCTGGAACCTTCCTCCAAT ATGCCCTGGTTCAAAGGCTGGAAGCTGGACCGAAAGGAGCACCATGCGAGTGGGGTGACCCTACTGGAGGCTCTGGACACCATCATGCCCCCGTCTCGCCCCACTGACAAACCCCTGCGTCTGCCCCTGCAGGACGTCTATAAGATAGGGG gTATTGGCACTGTGCCGGTGGGCCGAGTGGAGACTGGAGTCCTGAAGCCAGGCATGGTGGTGACCTTTGCCCCGGTGAACATCACCACTGAGGTCAAGTCTGTGGAGATGCACCACGAGACTCTGAGTGAAGCGCTGCCCGGCGATAATGTGGGCTTCAACGTGAAGAACGTGTCCGTGAAGGATATTCGCCGTGGCAACGTCTGTGGGGACAGCAAGGTTGACCCCCCTCAGGAAGCCTCAGGCTTCATTGCCCAG GTCATCATCCTGAACCACCCTGGCCAGATCAGTGCTGGCTACTCTCCGGTCATCGACTGCCACACAGCTCACATCGCGTGCAAGTTTGCCGAGCTTAGGGAGAAGATCGACCGGCGCTCAGGCAAGAAGCTGGAGGACAACCCCAAGACCCTCAAGTCCGGGGATGCCGCCATCGTGGAGATGCTACCTGGCAAGCCCATGTGTGTGGAAAGCTTCTCCCAGTACCCTCCTCTGG GGCGCTTCGCTGTCAGAGACATGCGTCAGACTGTTGCAGTGGGCGTCATCAAAAGTGTGGAGAAGAAGGTTGGTGGCTCGGGCCGGGTGACCAAGTCTGCCCAGAAAGCTCAGAAGGTCACCAAATGA
- the LOC125293982 gene encoding MRG/MORF4L-binding protein isoform X1, whose translation MGEAEPVPADEKQADSGLSSTDESVIWSQEVEVCLFHAMLGHKPVGVNRHFHMICIRDKFSQNIGRQVSSKVIWDHLSTMYDMQALHESEILPFPNSEKTFVLPEEIIQEVKEGKLGSEDDVKEEFKEERDPPATHEEGSNSSVKMAVEKPSVRDKERERERERSERAQGEAAQPKEVVGEKRKRNRATEKVLSSSNPSSPGGAKRRRT comes from the exons ATGGGGGAAGCCGAGCCCGTTCCTGCGGACGAGAAACAGGCCGACTCTGGGTTAAGTTCTACGGATGAGTCGGTAATATGGAGCCAAGAGGTGGAAGTGTGTCTCTTTCACGCCATGCTGGGTCATAAACCTGTTG GTGTAAACCGTCACTTTCACATGATATGTATTCGGGACAAGTTCAGTCAAAATATTGGAAGACAGGTGTCGTCGAAAGTCATCTGGGACCACCTTAGTACCATGTATGATATGCAAGCTTTG CATGAATCCGAAATTTTGCCTTTTCCTAATTCTGAAAAGACCTTTGTACTACCAGAAGAAATCATTCAAGAGGTGAAAGAAG GTAAACTGGGCTCTGAAGATGATGTGAAGGAAGAGTTTAAAGAGGAACGTGATCCTCCTGCAACGCATGAAGAAG GCAGCAACTCCTCGGTGAAGATGGCCGTGGAGAAGCCAAGCGTGCGGGACAAGGAGAGGGAGCGGGAACGGGAACGGTCCGAGAGGGCCCAGGGTGAGGCCGCCCAgcccaaggaggtggtgggggagaagaggaagaggaaccgGGCCACCGAGAAGGTGCTCAGCTCCAGCAACCCCTCCAGCCCCGGCGGGGCCAAGCGGCGGCGGACGTAG
- the LOC125293982 gene encoding MRG/MORF4L-binding protein isoform X2, with amino-acid sequence MGEAEPVPADEKQADSGLSSTDESVIWSQEVEVCLFHAMLGHKPVGVNRHFHMICIRDKFSQNIGRQVSSKVIWDHLSTMYDMQALHESEILPFPNSEKTFVLPEEIIQEVKEGKLGSEDDVKEEFKEERDPPATHEEGLGPSMAGQDIERQQLLGEDGRGEAKRAGQGEGAGTGTVREGPG; translated from the exons ATGGGGGAAGCCGAGCCCGTTCCTGCGGACGAGAAACAGGCCGACTCTGGGTTAAGTTCTACGGATGAGTCGGTAATATGGAGCCAAGAGGTGGAAGTGTGTCTCTTTCACGCCATGCTGGGTCATAAACCTGTTG GTGTAAACCGTCACTTTCACATGATATGTATTCGGGACAAGTTCAGTCAAAATATTGGAAGACAGGTGTCGTCGAAAGTCATCTGGGACCACCTTAGTACCATGTATGATATGCAAGCTTTG CATGAATCCGAAATTTTGCCTTTTCCTAATTCTGAAAAGACCTTTGTACTACCAGAAGAAATCATTCAAGAGGTGAAAGAAG GTAAACTGGGCTCTGAAGATGATGTGAAGGAAGAGTTTAAAGAGGAACGTGATCCTCCTGCAACGCATGAAGAAG GTCTGGGTCCCAGTATGGCTGGCCAGGATATTGAGAG GCAGCAACTCCTCGGTGAAGATGGCCGTGGAGAAGCCAAGCGTGCGGGACAAGGAGAGGGAGCGGGAACGGGAACGGTCCGAGAGGGCCCAGGGTGA